In Leptolyngbya sp. O-77, the genomic window CTCATCGGCAAACAGCGCCAGCACGTCTGCCCGGAGTTGCTCGGCTTCTGCTAGCTTGGCGCGGGCTTCCTCAATCTGCTGCTGAGCCTGTCCCTGGTTTACCAACTGCTGCTCTTTTGCGGCGATGTCCGCCCGCAGTGCGGCGTTTTCTTCCCACTTGGGCAGCACGGCATTAAACAACAGATAGCTAGCGCCCAGCAGCCCCGCCAGCGCTAGCAATATCCCATTGACACGGGGCGTAAGCCGCATCCCAAAGACGACGGGATAATTCGGCTCCTCTAAAGCGCCGTACTCTTCTCCAGGAATATAATCTCCACCCACGGTCATGGTGTCACAACCCCCAGTTTGCGAAGCTGATCAATTCGAGCAGGCAAGCCCACCGACAGCGTGTTTTCCATGTCTTGAAGCAGTTCTGAAGACGGGCGCGGCGTGAGTCCAGCGGTGATTTTATACTGAACAACCTTGGGCAACTGCACCTCCAATCCCTCAGGGCGATCGCCCTCCCCTACAAATTCCGTCTGAATCGGGCTATCCACCAGACGCGCATCCACCAGCCTCACCTCGCGACTGTCTAAAAACGGCGACTGCTGAAGCAGCAGCATAAAGTCATTCGCTTCAGCAAAGGTCCGAGCATTACCCGAAATTTCCAGCCGAGAAGGCGGCACCTCTGGCGGCGGCGGAGCAGGCTGGCTGGGGTCAGCAGGGGGAGGCGGCGGCGGAACAGCCTCCGGAGCCAACTGGGTCACGTTGGTCAACTGCACACCCGCCGGAACCCGACCGCGAATGTCCTGCAAGATTGCCGACCAGGGAATAATTCGATCAAAGACTTGAGCTAGCGCCTGGTTTTCAGCATTC contains:
- a CDS encoding PilN domain-containing protein; this encodes MYSLDVNFLNDRIERPTDGSGVAARRSVVQDDPRPMYVGAAIGVLLPALVGGFWLFLQSQTSSLTARQAELDSQLATLQQAMQEVQNVEAQVAQLNAENQALAQVFDRIIPWSAILQDIRGRVPAGVQLTNVTQLAPEAVPPPPPPADPSQPAPPPPEVPPSRLEISGNARTFAEANDFMLLLQQSPFLDSREVRLVDARLVDSPIQTEFVGEGDRPEGLEVQLPKVVQYKITAGLTPRPSSELLQDMENTLSVGLPARIDQLRKLGVVTP